GTCTTCGGCTTCCTGCTGGCGTTTTATCAGAAGTCATGGCTGACGCCCTTCTTCCCGCCGCTGATAATGATCTGCGTCGTCGAGATATCCTACTGGATGGTGGTCATCAAGGGCGTAAAGCTGCCGAAGATTTTCTACAGAGATAAGTAACATACCCGCGCGCCTCCCGCAATAGTATTATTCGGGAGGATGCGTATGAAAAAGCATATCGAATTCAGAATAAACAAATCCCTTGCCGCGCGGCTCGCGGCGTGCGCGCTCGCAGCGTTTTGCGTCGCGCTCTGCACGCTTGCAGCGGCGAAGCTTTCGGCCGCGCGCGTCGGCGGAACGGCGAAAGCATACGCTCCGCTCATCCTCGTTGACGCCGGACACGGCGGCGAAGACGGAGGCGCCTCCGGCGCAGGCGGACTGCTCGAGAAGGAGCTGAACCTCGACGTCGCCCTTAAGCTGCGCGACGTGCTGCGGCTGATGGGCTTCCGCGTGCGGATGACGCGCGAAACGGACGTTTCGCTCCACACCGGCGAGGGAAAGCGCAAACAGTCCGACCTTCAGACGCGAGTGGAAGCGATAAACGCCGGCGACGTCGACCTCTGCGTGAGCGTTCACCAGAACTCCTACGCCGGAAAGGGCGTCGCACGCGGCGCGCAGGTTTTCTGCGCTCCGAACGGCGAGCGCAGCCGCGCCTTCGCGGAAAGCGTGCGCGAAGCTCTCGCGGAACTGCGAAAAGAAAACGCCCGCAGCGTAAAGACCGCGGGCAGCTCCGTTTATATACTCAACAACGCAAAGAACCCCGCCATCCTCGTTGAATGCGGATTCCTCTCCGACCCGCTCGACGCGCTGACGCTCTCCAAACCGGAAAGCCGCGCCGAGATCGCTTTCGCGATCGCGAAGGGCGTCGCGGAGGGATTCTTCGGCGAAAGCATGGCTGAAAGGCGGTAAACCCTTGAAAACCAAAACCGTATTCGTTTGCTCCTCTTGCGGACACGAGGAGCTGCGCTGGATGGGCGTCTGCCCCGACTGCGGCGAGTTCAGCACCTTCGTAGAGGAGGTGCGCGCCGAGGAGCCGAAGAAGGCCGCTAACGCCAGGCCTTCGCGCGCCTTCACCGCGCCGGCGCATATAAACGACGTTTCCGCGAAGGGCGAGGACCGCTCCTCCACCGGTATAGGCGAGCTCGACCGCGTTATGGGCGGCGGCATCGTCAAGGGCTCCGTCACGCTCGTCGGCGGCGATCCCGGCATAGGCAAGTCCACCCTGCTGCTCCAGCTCTGCGGAACGGTCGGCGGAAAGCACAAGCTGCTTTACGTCTCCGGCGAGGAATCCGCAAGACAGCTGAAGATGCGCGCCGAGCGTCTCGGAGTGAACGGCGGCGAGATATACATTCTCAACGAAACCGATATAGATTCCGTCATCGAGGCGATAAACTCCGCCGCGCCCGAGATAGTTATAATAGATTCGATACAGACTATGTACTGCTCCGCGGTGACCTCCTCGACGGGCAGCGTTTCGCAGGTGCGCGAATGCACCATGCGGCTGACCGAATGCGCGAAGTCGAACGAAATAAGCGTATTCATCGTAGGCCACGTCAACAAGGAGGGCGCGATCGCCGGCCCGAAGGTGATGGAGCATATGGTAGACACCGTGCTCTACTTCGAAGGCGAGCGCAGCATGAGCTACCGCATACTCCGCGCGGTGAAAAACCGCTTCGGCTCGACCAACGAGATCGGCGTTTTCGAAATGACCGACCGCGGACTCGCCGAGGTGGAGAACCCCTCCGCGAAGCTGCTGGAGGACAGGCCCCGCGGCACGAGCGGCAACTGCGTCATCTGCCTCGTTGAAGGCAGCCGCCCGATACTCACCGAAACGCAGGCGCTCGTAACCCCGACCGGCTTCGGCAATCCGCGCAGAATGGCCAACGGCTTCGACTACAACCGCCTCGCGATGCTGCTCGCGGTGCTTGAAAAGCGCTGCGGCTACCGCTTCTCTGTCAACGACGTCTACGTCAACGCCGTCGGCGGACTGAAGATCGACGAGCCCGCCGCCGATTTAGGCGTCTGCGCCGCGCTCGTTTCCGCGCTGAAGAACGTCGCCGTCCCCGAAACGACGCTCATCTTCGGCGAAGTCGGGCTCGGCGGCGAAGTACGCGGCGTCAGCGGCGCCGTCAAGCGCATCACCGAGGCCGAACGCCTCGGCTTCACCGACTGCGTGCTGCCGGCGCACACCGCGCGCACCCTCCCCGACGGCTTCTCCACGAAGCTTAACCTCATCCCCGTCAAATCCGTTTTCGAGGCGTGCGGACGGCTTTTCGGCGACTGACCGCGCGATGAAATATGAGCAGTCGGCGTCCCCGCCGGCTCCGTAGACCTGCTCGAGACCGCAGCAGCCGTCAAGCTGATAAACGCATTCTTTCGCGCAGGGTATCAACGGCGCTCACCCCTTTCTTTTGAAATCCACGATTATTCTCTGCCGCGCGGACGGCTTTATTCCGCGAAAATCACTTTGGAGGTCATTTTATGGATGTTCTCCGCGGACTTGAACCGCGCAAAATGTTTGAAATATTCGAGCGCATCTGCGCCATTCCGCACGGCTCCGGAAATATGAACGGCATCGCCGACTTCGTAGAGCGCTTCGCCGAGGAGCATCGGCTGGAGCACCACCGCGACGGCGCGAACAACGTGGTGATAATCTCCGAAGCCACGCCCGGCAGGATGGCCGAGCCCGCGCTGATTCTGCAGGGGCATCTCGATATGGTGTGCGCGAAAGACGACGACGCCGACTTCGACTTCAAAACGCAGGCGCTTCGCCTGAAGGTCGAGGACGGCCTTGTCGGCGCGGAAGGGACAAGTCTCGGCGCCGACGACGGCATCGCGGTCGCAATGATGCTCGCCCTGCTCGACGATAAGGAGCTCTCGCATCCGCGCCTCGAATGCGTCTTCACCACCGACGAGGAGATCGGCATGATCGGCGCGAACGCGCTCGACGTTTCCATGCTGCGCGGCAGGCGTCTGCTCAACCTCGACAGCGAGGAGGAGGGCGTCATCACCACCGGATGCGCCGGAGGCGTATGCCTGACCGGCGAATTCGGCGCCGAATCCGAAGAGATACACGGCATGCTCTACAAGCTGACCGTGCAGGGGCTTATCGGCGGCCACTCAGGCACCGAGATAATCGCACAGCGCGCGAACGCGAACAAGGTGCTCGCCCGCCTGCTGACCGAGCTTCAGTTCCGCGCCGACTTCCGTCTTTCCTGCGCCGAGGGCGGCTTCTTCGACAACGCCATCCCGCGCAAAGCGGAGGCGCTCTTCATCTCCGACTCCGACGGCGACGCGATCGCCGCCGCGATAAACGCCTCCGCGGAGGCGATAAAACACGAATACTCGCTTTCCGATCCGGGTATGACGATCGCGCTCGCGCCCGCCGGCGCTGCGGACTGCCGCGTGCTGACGCCGGCGGATCAGGAGCGGCTGCTCTTCGCGTGGTATCAGGCGCCGGACGGGATCGTCCGTATGTGCGACGGGCTTGACGACATGGTCGA
This Clostridia bacterium DNA region includes the following protein-coding sequences:
- a CDS encoding N-acetylmuramoyl-L-alanine amidase — encoded protein: MKKHIEFRINKSLAARLAACALAAFCVALCTLAAAKLSAARVGGTAKAYAPLILVDAGHGGEDGGASGAGGLLEKELNLDVALKLRDVLRLMGFRVRMTRETDVSLHTGEGKRKQSDLQTRVEAINAGDVDLCVSVHQNSYAGKGVARGAQVFCAPNGERSRAFAESVREALAELRKENARSVKTAGSSVYILNNAKNPAILVECGFLSDPLDALTLSKPESRAEIAFAIAKGVAEGFFGESMAERR
- the radA gene encoding DNA repair protein RadA, whose translation is MKTKTVFVCSSCGHEELRWMGVCPDCGEFSTFVEEVRAEEPKKAANARPSRAFTAPAHINDVSAKGEDRSSTGIGELDRVMGGGIVKGSVTLVGGDPGIGKSTLLLQLCGTVGGKHKLLYVSGEESARQLKMRAERLGVNGGEIYILNETDIDSVIEAINSAAPEIVIIDSIQTMYCSAVTSSTGSVSQVRECTMRLTECAKSNEISVFIVGHVNKEGAIAGPKVMEHMVDTVLYFEGERSMSYRILRAVKNRFGSTNEIGVFEMTDRGLAEVENPSAKLLEDRPRGTSGNCVICLVEGSRPILTETQALVTPTGFGNPRRMANGFDYNRLAMLLAVLEKRCGYRFSVNDVYVNAVGGLKIDEPAADLGVCAALVSALKNVAVPETTLIFGEVGLGGEVRGVSGAVKRITEAERLGFTDCVLPAHTARTLPDGFSTKLNLIPVKSVFEACGRLFGD
- the pepD gene encoding beta-Ala-His dipeptidase, which encodes MDVLRGLEPRKMFEIFERICAIPHGSGNMNGIADFVERFAEEHRLEHHRDGANNVVIISEATPGRMAEPALILQGHLDMVCAKDDDADFDFKTQALRLKVEDGLVGAEGTSLGADDGIAVAMMLALLDDKELSHPRLECVFTTDEEIGMIGANALDVSMLRGRRLLNLDSEEEGVITTGCAGGVCLTGEFGAESEEIHGMLYKLTVQGLIGGHSGTEIIAQRANANKVLARLLTELQFRADFRLSCAEGGFFDNAIPRKAEALFISDSDGDAIAAAINASAEAIKHEYSLSDPGMTIALAPAGAADCRVLTPADQERLLFAWYQAPDGIVRMCDGLDDMVETSLNLGILKLDENGMKLTFMLRSMIDSAAEELRMRLETLFAFTGGRTVVSSSYGAWEFRADSPLRDLCVKVYEEMYGSRPLVGTIHAGLEAAVIAAKLGGADCVSIGPTLRDVHTAAERLDADSAGRVYDYVKALIERKI